The Novosphingobium humi DNA window AAGATCGGCTTCTGATTGGGAGAAGGATCAGTCATGGATTTTGTGAAACGCACCGCTCTGGCCCTGATGGCCACGGCCGCCGTGATGGCCGGCCCGCAGGCCCATGCCGCCGCCAGCCCCAAGCTGAAGGCCGAGGCCGTGGCCGGGGTCGAGGCGCAGAAGAAGGATATCCAGGTGATGGTGGATACCGTGTTCAGCTATGCTGAGCCCGGCTTCCAGGAATTCCGCACGATGGAATATCTGACCGGCATTCTGGAAAAGAACGGTTTCAAGGTGACCAAGGGCGTGGCGGGCATCCCCACCGCCTTTACCGCCACCTGGGGCGAGGGCGGGCCGGTCCTCGCGCTGGGCAGCGATGTGGACGATCTGCTGGGCACCTCGCAGACGCCGGGCCTGCCCTATGTGAAGCCGATGGTCGAGGGCGCGCCGGGCCATGGCGAAGGGCATAATTCGGGTATGCCGCTGGTGGTGGCCGCCGCGATTGCCGCCAAGCAGGTGATGGAAAAGAACCACATCCCCGGCCGCCTGATGATCTGGCCCGGCATTGCCGAGGAACTGCTGGCCACCAAGGCCTATTATGTGCGCGAGGGCATGTTCAAGGACGTTGACCTGTGCATCTTCAACCATGTCAGCTCTGATTTCGGCACCGCCTATGGCGAACTGGGCATGAACGGCATGGTCTCGGTCGAATATACGTTCAAGGGCAAGACGGCCCATGCCGCAGGCGATCCGTGGGATGGCTTCTCGGCGCTGGACGGGGTGGAGATCATGGATGCGGCGTGGAATTTCCGCCGCGAACATCTGCCCGTGACCCAGCGTTCGCATTACGTCATCACCAATGGCGGCGGCCAGCCCAATGTCGTGCCCGACAAGGCCAGCGTCTGGTACTATTTCCGCGAGCGCAGCTTTGGCGCGGTGCGCAACCTTTACAACACCGGCAATGAAATCGCGCAGGCCGCCGCCAAGGCGACCGGCACGACGGTGACCTCGCAGATCCTGGGCTATGCCGCGCCCAATTTCGGCAACAAGCCGCTGGCCGAGGCCGCCTATGCCAATATCAAGGCGGTGGGCATGCCCAAGTGGACCGCCGACGATCAGGCCTTCACCAAGGCGGTGCAGACGATCAACCACCGCACGGTCAAGCCTTTGTCGGACAAGGTGGGCGAATTGTCCTCGCCCGAAAACCGCCCGCGTTCGATCGGCGGCGGATCGGATGACATTGGCGACATCATGTGGACCGTGCCGACCATCACGATCCGCTATCCGGCCAATATCCCGAACATGATCGGCCACAATGTGCTCTCGGCCATGGCGATGGCCACGCCGATTGCGCATAAGGGCGTCGAGGCCGGGGCCAAGGCGCTGGCCATGACGATTCTGGACGTGATGACCACGCCCAAGCTGGTGGCCGACGCCAAGGCCTATTTCACCGATGTGCAGCTCAAAACCGACAAGTATGATCCGATTCTGGGGCCGAAGGCGGCGACCTGGCTGAACGAGAAGACGATGAAGGAATATCGTCCGCAGATGGAAAAATACTACTATGACGCGGCGAAATACCCGACCTACCTCGATCAGCTGGGGATCAAATATCCCACGCTGGAGGCGCCCAAGTCGTAAGCACGTAAGTTTGTGAAAGGGACCGGATGGGCATCGACCCATCCGGGCTTTTCGCGCAGGAGGAAGCAGGGTCGTCCGGCTGGGGCGACCCTGCTTTTTTATGGCGCGCGTTTAATGGCCTGGGCGTTTAATGAGAGGGGCAGGCTGGGTCGGCGGGGATGGTGATCGTGCGCAGCGATGGCGCAAGGCCATCGAGCAGATGCAGTCGCCCCCATTGCGGATTGGCCAGCGGGCCGCTCACCCCTGCGCCATGCAGGATCACGCGGACGGCCGATTGCGCTGCCATCGTGCCCACCATGCCGACAAAGGCACCCAGCACGCCGTCGGCCGCGCAGGTGTCGCAATCGGTGGCGTCGAACGCATCGCCGACGAAGCAGCGGTAGCAGGCATGGCCCGGCAGATGGCCCGCGAAATTGGCGATCTGGCCCTGAAACCGGCCCACGGCGGCGGTGGTCAGGGGAATGCCGGCGGCCACACAGGCGTCCGAAACGGCAAGGCGGGTGGCGAAATTGTCGCAGCCGTCGAGGACCAGCGTGGCCCCGGCGATAAGCGCGGGGGCGTTATCGGTCGAGATGCGGGTCTGATGGTGGCTGACGGCGATCTCCGGGTCAAAGCGTGCGACCCAATCGGCTGCAGCCTGAGCCTTGGGCATGCCGATGTCGGCCTCGGCGAAGATCGTCTGGCGTTGCAGGTTGCTGGCCTCGACGCTGTCATCATCGATCAGGGTCAGGCGGCCAACCCCGGCGGCGGCCAGATATTGCAAGGCCGGGCTGCCGATCCCGCCGCAGCCGATCATCACCACATGGGCATCGGCCAGCGCCATCTGCCCCACCCCGCCGACCTCGGGCAACACGATATGGCGGGCAAAGCGGGAGAGGCGTTCGGGGGTCATGCGGGGGATTTAGGGGAGGCCGGGGGGGATGACAAGCGGGGGAAGGGGCAAGGAAGAAGGAGCCTCCGGCGGGTTAAGGGCGGGGGCCCTTAACAATCCCGGTTTTGGGGTGGGGTTGGCCGGTGGGGCGTTTGGGGCGATATTTATAGCCTGCGGCGCGGCGAAGTGGCGCAGATAGGCGCCGCAGGCTTTTCAATTCGGTGATCGCGTTCGATGCCTAAGGTTGAACCCATCGCGCAACGCAAACAATAACGGGATTGCAAAGGGATATGTCCCTTTGCCCGCCGGAGGCATGGGAATCTTTCCCCAGCATACCCCCAAGCTTCCCACTCTTGGCGAACAGCTTATCCACAGGCATGCCAACAGGCGATGCACAGGCTTGTCCAGCCTTTATGCACCGCCCGTCAACAGCTTGTACCGGGGTTTTGCGATCAGCTTTCCAACTGGCGCAGCAGCGAGCGCACGTCGCCGTCAATATCGGCATCGCGTGTGCGCAGGTCCTCGATCAGGCGCACCGCATGGATCACGGTCGAGTGATCGCGCCCGCCAAACTTGCGCCCGATTTCCGGGTAGGAGCGCGGGGTCAGCACCTTGGAGAGGTACATCGCCACCTGACGCGGGCGCACCACGGCGCGCGCGCGGCGCTTGGACGACATTTCCTGACGGTCCACCCGGTAGAACTGGCAGACGGTCCGCTGGATCTCGTCGATGGTGATGCGCTTGCGGTTGGCCGACAGGATATCGGTCAACTGTTCCTCGGCCAGTTGCAGGCTGACGGCCTGACCCGTGAGCTGGGCATAGGCGATCAGCTTGTTGAGGCCGCCGACCAGCTCGCGCACATTGCGGTTGATCGTGCGGGCCAGGAATTCGATCACATCGCCGGGCACCACCACCGAGGTGAAGCGGGCAAGGCGGTGTTCGAGCACCGAGCGGCGCAGTTCGATGTCGGCCGGGATGATGTCGGCCACAAGGCCCATCGACAGGCGCGAGAGCAGGCGCTGTTCTACGCCGTCCAGCGCCTGCGGGCTGCGGTCGGCGGCAAA harbors:
- a CDS encoding amidohydrolase produces the protein MDFVKRTALALMATAAVMAGPQAHAAASPKLKAEAVAGVEAQKKDIQVMVDTVFSYAEPGFQEFRTMEYLTGILEKNGFKVTKGVAGIPTAFTATWGEGGPVLALGSDVDDLLGTSQTPGLPYVKPMVEGAPGHGEGHNSGMPLVVAAAIAAKQVMEKNHIPGRLMIWPGIAEELLATKAYYVREGMFKDVDLCIFNHVSSDFGTAYGELGMNGMVSVEYTFKGKTAHAAGDPWDGFSALDGVEIMDAAWNFRREHLPVTQRSHYVITNGGGQPNVVPDKASVWYYFRERSFGAVRNLYNTGNEIAQAAAKATGTTVTSQILGYAAPNFGNKPLAEAAYANIKAVGMPKWTADDQAFTKAVQTINHRTVKPLSDKVGELSSPENRPRSIGGGSDDIGDIMWTVPTITIRYPANIPNMIGHNVLSAMAMATPIAHKGVEAGAKALAMTILDVMTTPKLVADAKAYFTDVQLKTDKYDPILGPKAATWLNEKTMKEYRPQMEKYYYDAAKYPTYLDQLGIKYPTLEAPKS
- a CDS encoding HesA/MoeB/ThiF family protein encodes the protein MTPERLSRFARHIVLPEVGGVGQMALADAHVVMIGCGGIGSPALQYLAAAGVGRLTLIDDDSVEASNLQRQTIFAEADIGMPKAQAAADWVARFDPEIAVSHHQTRISTDNAPALIAGATLVLDGCDNFATRLAVSDACVAAGIPLTTAAVGRFQGQIANFAGHLPGHACYRCFVGDAFDATDCDTCAADGVLGAFVGMVGTMAAQSAVRVILHGAGVSGPLANPQWGRLHLLDGLAPSLRTITIPADPACPSH